The Mangrovibacillus cuniculi sequence AATGGTCCCCACCTACTTGTTTTAACACGCATGTCACGCCACCTAAATCTAGAGTTAACTCGTTCTCAAACGTAATAGTCGGAAGAGATACATGTATGTTTCTATTACCTTTAAACTCTTCTTTAATTGCCTTCGCACAAAACTCTATCTCTTCTCCTGTTTTTACTCGCTCATCTAAAGAAGTATCATCCCATTTATAATGCACCATTTTTTCCATCTCGTTTTTCGTATCTTCAGTTGAGATAGACGGAATTTGGAATGCTGGGAGTCCCAATATATGATCCCAGTGCCAATGTGTCAGAACCAACATATCTGGTAGAGATTTACCCGCTTCCTTTAACTTCTTCATAAATAACTCTGCATGTGCAACGGAATTGCCTGCATCAATTAGTAACGTATGCTTCTCTCCAGTAATCGTCATAAGGATGGGACGATCCGTTCGGGCAACAGGTGTTAAATAAGTAATACGATCTGATAGAGTAACTAATTTTTGTTCCATGATTTCACTCCTGTTTTCTTAAAT is a genomic window containing:
- a CDS encoding MBL fold metallo-hydrolase; the encoded protein is MEQKLVTLSDRITYLTPVARTDRPILMTITGEKHTLLIDAGNSVAHAELFMKKLKEAGKSLPDMLVLTHWHWDHILGLPAFQIPSISTEDTKNEMEKMVHYKWDDTSLDERVKTGEEIEFCAKAIKEEFKGNRNIHVSLPTITFENELTLDLGGVTCVLKQVGGDHSPDGLVVYVKEDKLVFLADSIAPNLYAPNWRYTSEKTRILLNNLDEFDAETYVISHWQPVAKEVIKTEITLLRTLCDLVEKYQGKKDMITKALENKYERELTNEELDNVTYFVNGYEDALDY